A window of Desulfovibrio sp. genomic DNA:
CCGGCCTCCTTTTCGCTGCGCCGACGCAGTCCTGCCAGTTTGGGCCAGCCCGGCCAGTTTGGGCCAGTCCGGCCACCCAGTCCGGCCAGTTTGGCCCCGCGTGCCAGTTTGGCCCGGCTTGTGTTTCGCCAGGATCAGCGTATGAAATACACTGGATATACTGTTCTTTTGTGTGATTGAGGAAGAGATATGACGACGATCAAAACCCCGGAAGGCAGGCGCATTTGGGTTCCTGTGCTTTCTCTTGCGCTGGCAGCCTTTATTTTTGTAACGACTGAAGTCCTGCCCATCGGCCTGCTGCCCACCATTGCCAAGGACCTTGGCGAAACGGAGGCTTTTACGGGCCTTCTCATCGCCGTATACGCCTGGTGCGTGGCGCTGCTTTCACTGCCCATAACGGCCCTCACCGCAAAGGTGGCACGTCGCAAGCTGCTGCTGATTTTGTTTACCGTATTTGTGCTTGGGCACGGGCTTTCAGCCCTGGCCGTCAATTTTACCACCCTTTTGCTTGCGCGCATTTGCGTGGCCATCGCGCACGCGGGCTTCTGGTCCATCGCAAGCCCCATTGTCGTCCGCATCACGCCGCCCGCCATGAAGGCCAGGGGCCTTGCCATCGTCATTGTGGGCGGTTCTCTGGCCACGGTGCTCGGGGTGCCGCTCAGTACGCTGGTGGGCCAGCATTTTGGCTGGCGCGTGGCCTTTCTGCTTATCGGGCTGCTGGGCAGTTGCATAGCGCTGATACTCTGGCGGCTGCTCCCCGCGCTCGAAGCCAAGGATACGGGCTCCTTCAAAAGCGTTCCTCTTCTGTTCCGCCACAAGGAACTTGCGCTTCTGTATCTGCAAACCGTGCTGGCGGTGACGGGCTATTTTCTTGCCTACACCTATTTTGCGCCCCTGCTGATACAGGTCGGGGGCTTTCCGGAAGCGGCCGTGCCCGCGTTTCTGCTTGTCATGGGGCTGGCGGGCATTGGCGGCAGCCTGTTCGCCACGCGTCTGACCTTCTTGAAAAACAAACTGGTGTTCGCTGTGCCTTCGTTCATAATTTTTCTGTGTCTGATGGTGCTCAATCTTTCCATCAGCCGACTGCTGACCGTCATCCCCATATGCATCCTCTGGGGCGGCAGCATGGCCGTGCTTGGCCTGCTGTTCCAGAGCAGGATTCTTGAAATTGCCTCCCACTCGGCGGATATCGCCACCTCCATCTATTCGGGAATCTTCAATGTGGGCATTGGCAGCGGCGCTTTTGTGGGCAGCATCGTGTTCGACAAGCTGGGTCTGAGCATGACAGGCTATGCGGGGGCGGCGTTTTTTCTGGCCACCGTGCTTGTCAGCGTCTATTCCGCGCGCAGCGTCGGCGCACAACCCACAACCGTAACGTCGCCGGAGTATAAGGTCGGCGGCTCCGGTGACAAAGGAGGGCAGGCGTGAATATCATCCTGCACCGTGTGTACGATCATGACAGTAGTGAACCCGGAAGCGTGCGCATCCTGGTTGACCGCATCTGGCCAAGAGGCATAGCCAAGGCAACCGCCAACTGGGACGTGTGGCTCAAGGAAGTGGCCCCGTCCAATGATCTGCGCAAATGGTTCGCCCATGACAGGGAAAAATGGGGCGAGTTTCAGCAGCGCTACTTTGCGGAGCTTGACGCGGCCGGGCCAGCCAGCGCGGCGGTTCATGAACTGAAGACGCTTCTTGCGGGCAAGCACACTGCGGTTTTTCTGTATGCCGCCAAGGATGAGCTCTGCAACAACGCGGTGGCCCTGAAAGCCTATCTGGAAGCCCTGCCCGGCAAGGCATAAGGCGCGAAGGACTGAGCGTTTTGACGGCTCCCGGCGCTGTCCGGGTCGCATGGCTGGCATTACGTTGGCTGCGCCCTTGCCCGCGCCTTGCGCCGCGCCCTTGTACGCGCCCTTGCACTGCGCCATTATTCCCTTTACGAGGCTCCCGGCTCGGCCGGCAAAAGCCGCCTTGCTGCGGCCATGCGGAATCGTATTGGCGCGACCCCGCCCTCCATTGTGTCAGCGCAATGCGCACCGCACTGATATTTAACATTTTTATATCAAAATTGCGCCGAGTATTGCCAGACTCGATTGTCTGCTATAGTGTCCGCTTTGCTTAGTGGAGGCTTCATGGACACACAAAAAATTTCCCCAGCCAATGTTGTAAAATCCTTGGGTCTTGTCTTCGGTGACATCGGGACAAGCCCCATTTATACGCTGGCCGTTATCTTTATGTTGACAGAAAGAACGGAAGCGAATTTTATCGGCATTCTTTCTTTAATCATCTGGACTCTTCTGCTGCTGGTAACCGTTGAGTACGCCTGTCTGGCCATGAGCCTCAGCAAGGGCGGCGAAGGCGGCACCATTGTGCTGCTTTCCATCTTGCGGCCCTTGTTGCGGTCCGGCAAAAAGCTTGGCGTGGCCTCGGTACTGGCCTTTATAGGCGTGTCCCTGCTGGTGGGCGACGGCGTCATCACGCCCGCCATCACCATTCTGTCGGCAGTGGAGGGGCTGGTACTCCTGCCCGGACTGGAGGATACCCCGCAGTGGGCGCTGGTGGCGCTGGCCCTGTTTGTGGCCATTTTTCTTTTTTCTGTGCAAAAAAAGGGCAGCAGCAAGCTTTCCGCCCTGTTTGGCCCGGTCATGGTCGTATGGTTCGCGGCGCTGGCCTTTTCGGGCGTGGTGGCGCTCGCCCAGGCCCCGGGTGTGGTGAAAGCCATCAACCCCTGGTATGGCATCGACTTTATGCTGCACCACGGGCTGGCTGGCTTTTTTGTGCTGTCAGAAGTCATCCTGTGCGCCACAGGCGGCGAAGCCCTGTACGCGGATATGGGCCATATGGGGCGCAAACCCATCCTTGCGGCCTGGGCATTGGTGTTCACGGCCCTTTTGCTGTGCTATATGGGGCAGACGGCCTTTCTCATACACCATCCCGACACCAACAACGTACTTTTTGAAATGATCCACAGTCAGGCGAGCTGGCTGTACGCTCCCTTTCTGGTGCTGAGCCTGCTGGCGACCATTATTGCGTCACAATCGCTTATCAGCGGCATTTTCTCCATCATGTATCAGTGCATGGCCACCCACGTCATGCCCCTGTTCAAGGTGGATTACACCTCAAGGGAAATGCACTCGCAGATATACATAGCCTCGGTGAACTGGGCGCTTTTTGTGGCGGTGTCTCTGGTCATCATCGGCTTTCAGGAGTCGCACCACCTGGCGGCCGCCTATGGCCTGGCCGTTACGGGAACCATGACCATCACGGGTATTCTGATGGTCTGGATTTTCCACCTGAGAAAACGCCCCTGGCTGTGCGCCGCCGCCTTTGGCATCTGCATGCTTGACGTGATCTATCTGGTGGCCAACTTCTACAAACTGCCCCACGGCGGCTACTGGTCGCTGGTCATCGCCATGATCCCCCTGGCGGTCATCCTGATCTACACGCAGGGGCAGAAGGCCGTATACCAGCGCATGGTGCCCATGGACAGGGAGTCCTTCATCAAGGAATTCACCAAGGAGCGAAAGGAAGGCCACACCATCAAGGGTACGGGCATATTCTTTTTGCGCAGCCTGGACAACGTTTCGCCCTATATCTGCAAGACCATGTTCGACAACGGCATTATTTATGAGCGCAACATCATGTTGAGCATCTCGCGCACCTATGAGCCGCTCGGCTTGGAATGCCGTTTTGAAGACTCGCCCGTGGAGGGCATACAGATATTTACGGTTACGGCAGGCTATATGGAGGTTGTGGATGTGGACGCCATCCTTGCCGAGGCGGGCATCAAATCGCGCGCCATCTTCTATGGCGTGGAAGATATCCTGACCCGCTCGCCCCTCTGGAAGATTTACGCTGTCATCAAAAAACTGGCTCCGCCCTTTGTGCAGTTCTACAAGCTTCCCCTGCAGTCAGTACACGGGGTTATCAGCCGCATTGTCTTGTAGTCAGACCCTGACGGCGCCCGTTCGCTACGGCACTCCGCCAGGAGAGAGCATAAGCGACGCCGCTTAGGGCACTGTACCTTTGAAAAAGGTACAGGCTCCAGGGAAGCACCCATTAAAGAGCCTTCTGGAAACGCGCTGGTATTTCCTTTGGCAAGGCGCGATCTTTTTTCAAGCAGGAGTGGACGCTTCCGTCCTCGACTGTTTCAAAAAAAGTGAAGCAAGGCCGCCAAGCGGAATACATCAGCGTTTCCCTCAATCCTCACGAAAGTGCTGCGCGTCACAACGTAACGTGGTTGCTGCCGAAAATACTTGCCACGAAATGCGGGCAGGCAAAAGCCTGCCCGCATTTCAAGTGTCAAATACTCTGGTGTTCAGGGCTTTTGCGGCGCGTCCTGGCCTGCACCGCCGGGCTGGGGTGCAGCGGGGCCAGCCGGAGCAGCCGGGTCAGCGGGAGCAGCGGGGCCAGCCGGATCAGCGGGGGCAGCGGGTTGGGTTGTGCCAGAAGAGCCAACCGGGCCAGCGGGTGCGGATTCGCGCGCCGGTTCTGTCTGGGCAGGAGGCGTCGCGCTGGGGCTCTTGGTGTCGCGCTGTTGCAGCATCATCTGTCCCAGAAGGACGATGATGAAGACAATGACGGACAATAGAATGGCAATGGCAATTTTTTTCTTGTCGTGCATGAATTCCTCGTCGCATATTTTGTATATATTGTCTGATTGTTATCTAAAACCTGGGCTGTGTAAAGTATGCCCTTTCGTAAAAAAGGGTTTCCAAGAAAACACTGAGTAAAGAGCCCTTGGAAACGCGCAGCGTTTCCTTTGGCAGGGCGCGCTTTTTTTTGAAGCAGGAGTGGGTTCTTCCGTCCCCGACTGTTTCAAAAAAAGTGAAGCAAGGCCGCCAAACGGAATACATCAGCGTTTCCCTGACGCATGGGGGCCGCCGTGGGCGCGGTGAGCGACGTAAAAGCCCGCCCGTTGCGACCCAGATGCTATTAGGGTAATAAGAAGGTAGCGGGGAGGATGTCCAAAACGTCACCCCGCCGCATACATGGGACATGCCGCCCTAAAGGAGCTACTATGAGCGTTAAGACCGAAGAAAATATAGATGCCCTGAAAGAAGAACTGCAGACCCTGCGCAAGCAGATGGAAAGCCTCGCCAAGTCACTGGAAAAAGACGCTTCCGGCCGTGCTGCGGGCGTGGCTGCGGATCTGGAAGACCAGTTTGAAAAATACCAGAAGATCGCTGCGGAGAAACTGCAAAAAGCCCTGAACGCCGGCAATGACGGCGTGGAGAATGTCAGCGAACGTATCCGCCAGAATCCTCTTGGCAGCTTGTTGCTGGCCTTTGGCGCGGGCTATGTGCTCTCCCGCATTTTTCGTCAGGACAGGTGATTTCAGGCGTGAATGGCCTTACTGAAATTGTGATCCGCTTTTTTGACCTGCTGGAAGCGGAAGGCCGGCAACTGCAGCGTTCAGCCCTGCTCACGGTGCGCATGGCCGTTCTGCTGGTTCTTGGCCTGATCTTCGGGGCTGTGGCCGTATTTTTTCTGGTCGCAGCCCTGTATCAGGCTCTTGTGGTCATTCTGCATCCGGCCTGGGTTCTGTGCATCATGGCCCTGGTCTGTGCGGGCATCGCCGGAGGGTTGTTGTGGCTGTCGCTCCCACGCAAGAAACAGGTTCAGTAGAAGAAGCCAAGCGCCGTCTGCGCGAGGCTTCGGCAGGGTTTGACCCGTATGCCCTGGTGCGGGCGCGGCCTCTCTCCTGCGCGGGAGGAGCCTTTTTGCTCGGCCTTGGCTGGAAATGGCTGCGACCGGGACGGGCTGTGCCTGCCCTGGCAATGCTGTCGCTCCAGCTGGTGGGCAGGGCGCTTGCCCAGAATCTGGGTGCCCGCCTGAAGAGCGGTCTCACCCAGGAACGCCCCGTTCAGGATCGCCTCACGCAGAAGCACCCCGCCCAGGATCGTCCTGGCAGAACCGGTGACGGTTCTGCCGCAGGGGATATAACAGGCGGCCAGGGCGGCGCTGCCGCCAGCGACACATCAGTTTAGAGCATTTTGCTTTTGAAACACTCCTTGTTTCAACGCATCATTCTGGCGAAAAACGTGGTTTTCGCCAGAATCCACGCCACCTCGTGGCGGCTGACGCCTTGGCGTCAGCAGAGCAATTTCAAAATGAAATTGCTCTAGAGCCGTTTACGAATGAAATGAATTAACTGCTCTGCAGGGATTTTCCTGAAAATTCTGCCACGAAAGGCGAGCAGGCGGGCTGTTGCCTGCTGCGCACGGGCATCTCAAATATTACGAAAACGCTTATTTAAGAGCCTCTTGGAAACGCGCAGTTGTTTCGTCTGGCAAGGCGCGCTCTTTTTTGAAGCAGGAGTGGACGCTTCCGTCCCCGACTGTTTCAAAAAAAGTGAAGCAAGGCCGCCAAACGGAACAAATCAGCGTTTCCTCAACGGCTCCAGAGCGTGATGCGGACAAAGGACATGGACGAAAAAGAAATCATAGCGCTTCTGACAGACAAATATGCCATAGCCGCAGTTGTGACGGTTATCCTTTTTTATTTCACCATACGCGGGCAGAAGCGCAGCGCCAACATCGTGGTGCATCTGGCCCGCGTGTGCGCTGCCTGCGCCCTTGTGGTGGCCACAAGCCTTTGCGCACGCGAACTTGCGGACAAGTTTGGCATCACCCTCATAAATCCGACCTATATTGATATTTTTCAGCGCGTTGTCATCGTTCTTATCCTGATGCGCGAAGCCTTTTTGGGCATCAACCGTTTTTGCGATCATCTGGCGAAAACCAGCGGCGACGCCACCCTGGGGCGTATGGTGGCGCGCCTGCTCAAGGCGGCCATCTGCCTGTGCGTCATGCTGCTTTTTGGCGAATACCTGGGCGTGAGTTTTGCGGGCCTGCTGACCTTCGGCGGCATCGGCGGCATCGCCATCGGTCTTGCGAGCAAGAACATCCTTGGCAATTTTTTTTCGGGTCTTATGCTGTATTTCGACCGCCCCTTTGACATCGGCGACTGGGTGCGCTCCCCGGATCGCAAGGTTGAAGGCACCGTGATGGAAATCGGTTGGCGCATGTGCAAGATCATGACTTTCGAGCACTATCCCCTTTACGTGCCCAATGATGTTTTTTCCTCCATCAGTATTGAAAACATAGGGCGCATATCCAGTTACCGCATAAAGCTGCAAGTGGGCCTGCGCTACGAAGACGCGGACAAGGTGCAGGCCGTTGCCGAAGGTCTGGAGAAAATGTTGCAGCAGGACGAGGGGATAGACAGGGATCAGACGATTCTGGTCTGCTTTGACGAATTTGCCGACTCATCGCTGAATCTTATGATTTACTGCTACGCCAATACGTCGGACTGGAGCCGCTTCATGAAGATCCAGCACAACGTGTATCTGAAAATCATCGGCGTGGTGCATGGTCTTGGGGCAGATTTCGCCTTTCCCACGCGCACCCTATACCTTGAGAAGGACGCCGCCGTTGTACCGGCCTCCGCGCCGGTCGCCTCACCAACCGCCGCCCCCACACCAACCGCCGCCGCCACACCAACCGCCGCCGCCGCGCCAGCCGCCGTACCAGCCACCACATCCACACCAGCCGCTGCGCCAGCCGCCGCCCCCTGGCTCTGATTTTTCAGAATATTGGCGTCGGCGTATCAGCACTCTCCAAACGGCGAGGCTTGCCCTGAAAGTCAAGCGCAGACTTTACTTTTTTTGGGGAGCAAACTATTATCCCTTGATATTGCTATGTATTTATTGGTGAATTGATGATCGACTGCCCCCTCCACGGGAGCCACGGCAGCAAAAACTGTGTGGCTGACGCATGCTTTGTGATTCTGGCCGCGCTTTATGCTCTGTCCGTGGCCTTTGGCATTGTGCCCCTTTCAGGACGTGGCGCAGATCTGGACACTGACCTCGCCTGCTATGCCTTTGCCATGGCTGGCGAACATCAGCCCGAGAATTTTCACGCCGACCCTCTGTTGAGCGAGGCAACGCCCGCCAATTCCCTCTGGAACCTCCAACAGTTTACGGCAGAAATGCTGACCCCTGGCGATCAGTACGCTGTGGGGCTGCTGCGGGCGGGCGCGCTCATCATCTTCGTCTATCTGACGGGCATGTATCTGCTGGGGCGCTGGTTCTACGGCGGGCCAGGGCCAGCCCTGATCCTGGCCCTGCTCATGAGCGTCACCATATGGGTGGGCTGGGGCACCTTCTGGGGCGTCACCCATTCTGACCCTGTTCCCCGCACCTTTTTTGCCGCCTTGTGGCCCTTTATGCTTATGGGGGCCGTGGCCGCGCTGCGCCATGCAGCCTGGCGGCCGGCAGTCATGCTTGTTGCCGGGCTGGGCATGTGGGTGCACGGTCTGGGCGCGCTGAACACAGGGGCCATGTTCTTTCTTGCCTTTGCCTTTCACAGGCCGCGGGGCTGGGCATGGTCACGGCATATATTGAGCCTCATGTTGTGCCTGGTGGTCTACTTTGTGCCTGTGCTGCTCTTTCTCTGGCCTTCGCTGGGGCAGAAGCGGGCTCTCGGGCCTGTGGAACTTGAAATATTCCATGAGCTCTTTTCCCAACGCTGGGCCAAGGATTACGGGCACTTTGCCAAACGGCTGGCGCTCTTTCTGTCTTTGGACAAGCCCGTATTCTGGATTTTGCTGGCCGGGGTTGGCAGCTGGTTTGTGGTGCTGCGGCGCGGCAGTGAGCGGTTGCGGCGTCTTGCGACCATGTATCCGGCCTTTGTACTGGCTCTTGCGCTGGTGGCCACGTTTTCCTGGCTGGAATCCCTTCTGGCGCCGCGTGTGGGGCGGCTGCCCATGGCGCACGAATTCGTGCGCGGGCTGCGCTACCTTCTGCCCCTTGCCTGGATAATGATCGGCGGGGTTCTCGGCATACTCTGGCCCCGGTTTGCCGGTTGGCTGCGCACAGGTTTCTGCGTGCTGGCCGTGCTGCTTCTGCTGCTTTGCAGTGGCGACAGGCAGAACATGGCCGCCCTGTATGCCATAGCGGAAAAAACAGGGCTTCCGTTGCCGTATGTGACCAGGGCAAAAGAAAATGCGGCCCGCGCCCAAAACCACCGCGAGGCGCTTGAGGCCCTCAGGGAGCTGACGGTTCCCGGAGATGTGGTGTTCAGCAATTCCGGCGATCTGGGCGTGCGGCATATTGCCCAGCGCGGCCTTTTTCTCACCTTCAAAGACGGCTACCACCCGTATTACAATAAAAATCTCGACCAGGCGCGGCAGTGGCTTGGCAATGAAAAGCTGCGCACACAGAGCCCCACGGGCTATGTGGACGTGTGGCTGAAATCCGGCGTGCCCTGGATTATCTGCGACAGGCCCGAAGACCGCGAAACGCTGGAAAAATACGGGCAGGTGGTGTGGGAAAATCCCGGCTGGCTTATTGTGCGCCGCAAGGCTGACGTTTTCCCGCCGTCATCCGCGTCTCCATCCGAGCCTTCACCTGATGTTCCCGCTGCTCCGGCTGACGTTCCCGCTGCTCCGGCTGACGTTGCAGCACCCCCGGCGGCCCCGGCGGACACGCCCACGCCTCCGGCGGACGTTTCCACCGCTCCCGCGGCCCCGGCGGACACGCCCACGCCTCCGGCGGACGCGTCCGTGCCAAAGCCTCAGGACGCCCGGCGGTAACTGGCAGACGCTCTACGGGCAGGGGTTGCGCGCACCTTGCGAAGTACTGGCTAATTGGGCATAATCATTGGGGTGAACTACTCCAGACCCGTGCGGAGGCCCCCATGCAGCCTGAACTTCTTCTTTTCGATATTGGCAATACTTCCATAAAGATTGGGCTGGCGCACGAACGGCAGGTGCTGACCTCATACACCCTGCGTACCGATGTGGGACAAACGGCGGACAATCTCGGCCTCAGTCTCATCGCCCTCCTGGGGCACGCGGGCGTTGCGCCGCAAAGCCTCAAGGCCTGCGTGGCCTCATCTGTGGTTCCGGGATTCGATCCCCTGCTGCGCGAGGCCGTGTCCCGCTATGTGGACTGCCCCCTGCTTTGTGTCGGCATGGATTTGTCGGTTCCCCTTGAAAATCGCTATGAACGTCCCGGCGAGGTCGGGGCCGACAGACTGGTGGGCGCTTACGCGGCGCGCCGCCAGTATCCCGAAGCGCCCGGACTGCTCGTGGTGGACTTTGGCACCGCCGTCACCATTGACTGCGTCAACGGCGACGCCTACATGGGCGGACTGATTTTTCCCGGCCCGCGCACGGCGCTGAGCGCGCTTTCGCGCGAAGCCGCCAAGCTGCCCAGAGTCAATCTGGACGTGCGGGCCGACGAACCCATGCCGGGGCGCAACACCACCACCAGCATACAGCATGGCCTTGTATTCGGCTTTGCCTGCATGGTGGAGGGGTTGACGCAGCGGCTTAAAAGACAGTTGCCCGGCCCTGTGAAAGTGCTGGGCACAGGAGGCTTTGCCGCCTCCATTGCCCGGGTAAGCCCGGTTTTTGATCATGTTCTGCCCACCTTGTTGCTTGAGGGTTTGCGGCGGCTGTACTATGAAGAGCGCACGGCGCTCTGATGCCCGCCTAAGCGGAACCAACAGACCTGCCGCCCGGTTGGGGCGGAACCAGCGCCATTTTGCGTTTGCGTATAATGAAAACAAGCCCAAGAGGGCAAAGGAGCCACACATGAGCAGCATTGCCTCGGTATTTGGCCGTGAAATTCTGGATTCGCGTGGTAATCCCACCGTTGAGGTGGAAGTGACCCTGGAGTCCGGGCTCAGAGCGCGGGCCGCTGTTCCTTCCGGGGCTTCCACCGGCAGCCGTGAAGCTCTTGAAATGCGTGACGGCGACAAGGCGCGTTACTGCGGCAAGGGCGTCACCAAGGCCGTGGACCATGTGAACGGCGAAATCGCCGACGCCCTGCTTGGCATGGATGTGCTGCGCCAGGTGCAGGTAGACAATACCCTTATTGACCTCGACGGTACGGACAACAAGTCCCGTCTGGGCGCCAACGCCATGCTTGGCGTGTCCATGGCCTGCGCCAGGGTGGCGGCCTCGTTTGTGGGCCTGCCGCTGTTCAAGTACCTCGGCGGCATCAACGCCAAGGTGCTGCCCGCACCCATGATGAACATCATCAATGGCGGCGCTCACGCCCCCAACAACCTGGACATCCAGGAGTTCATGATCATGCCCGTGGGGGCCATGACCTTTCGTGATTCCCTGCGCATCGGTACGGAGATCTTCCATACCCTCCAGGGCATCCTCAAAAAGGACGGCCACGTCACCAGCGTGGGCGACGAGGGCGGCTTTGCCCCCAACCTCAAGAACCATGACGAAGCCTTTACCTACATCATCAAGGCCATTGAAGAAGCCGGCTACAATCCCGGCACTGAAGTGGCCCTGGCCATTGATGCGGCCTCCAGTGAGTTCTTCAAGGACGGCAAATACGTTCTGGCCGGTGAAGGCAAGACCTTCAACAATGCCGAAATGAGCGAATGGCTGGGCGAATTCACGCGCAAATATCCCCTCATCTCCATCGAAGACGGCATGGCCGAAAGCGACTGGGACGGTTGGGGAATGCTGACCGCCAGCCTGGGCGACCACGTGCAGCTGGTGGGCGACGACGTCTTTGTGACCAATCCCTCCATTCTGGCCGAGGGCATTGCCGAGGGCGTGGCCAACTCCATTCTCATCAAACTCAACCAGATCGGCACCGTCACCGAAACCCTGGACACCATCGAGATGGCCAAGGAAGCGGCGTACACCACCGTTATCTCGCACCGCTCCGGCGAAACGGAAGACAGCTTCATTGCCGACCTGGCTGTGGGCGTCAACTCCGGCCAGATCAAGACCGGCTCCCTGTGCCGCTCCGAGCGTATGGCCAAGTACAACCAGTTGCTGCGCATTGAAGAAGAACTGGGCGACGACGCCGAATTCTTCGGCCCCATGCTGGCGGAATACTATTCCCTCGGTTCCGACGAGTAGAGCAGGCTTGCTCTGAGAGGCTTTGTGGGGGAGGGCCCCCACCCCCTAAAACGCTTACTGTGCGGTGTCTGCCGTATTAGGCCTAACATCCGTACCAGCGCGGGCAAAGGGCATTTGCTTTTTCAGGCGGTGCTATCAGGCGCAGCCGCCAGAGCGGAGACAGCATAACACCGCTCTGGAACCCCGACAGATATGAAAATCAGAGCCCGCGGCCACATTATATGGCCACGGGCTCTGACAATTTTGTTCCACGCGCTTGAGCTTGGCGGCAGGGCAGTCTATACTATATGTTACGTAGTTCAAAACAATAGTAACTGTCTGCAAACCTGTGGGCGGAAAATCCATGGAGCAATACATGATAGTGATTGACGGCAAGAAGACCGCGCAGGACATCCGCGGCGAACTGGCGGCCGAAGTGGGCGCAGCCAGGGCTGCTGGTCGCCGCGCGCCGGGGCTGGCTGTTATTCTGGTGGGTGAAGATCCGGCTTCGCAAGTATACGTGCGCAACAAGGAAAAAGCCTGCGTCGACGTGGGCATTGTTTCTTTTGCCTACCGCCTGCCAGCCGATACCACGCAGCAGGATCTGCTGCACCGCATCAGGGAATGCAACGCCCGGCCCGATGTGGACGGCATTTTGCTGCAATTGCCACTGCCCAAGGGGCTGGATGCCCAGGCCTGCCTGCTGGCCATTGACCCGGCAAAGGATGTGGATGGATTTCATCCCGAAAACGTGGGGCGGCTCTCGCTGGGGCTGCCGGGCTTTGTGTCCTGCACGCCTGCCGGGGTCATAGAACTTCTGCGCCGTTACAATTTGCCCACCAGGGGCAAGAAAGCCGTTGTGGTGGGGCGTTCGGACATCGTGGGCAAGCCCCTTGCCCTGCTGCTGACCCGCTCCGGCGAATTCGGCGACGCCACCGTCACCATCTGCCATTCGCGCACCCCCGATCTCGCGGCGGAATGCCGCAGTGCGGACTTTCTTTTTCTTGCCATCGGCAGGCCGCGCCTGATCACGGGCGACATGGTGCGCCAGGGCGCTGTGGTCATCGACGTGGGCATCAACCGTGGCCCCGACGGCCTGTGCGGCGACGCGGACTATGAAAGCGTGAGCGCCAAAGCCTCCGCCATCACGCCCGTTCCCGGCGGCGTCGGGCCCATGACCATTGCCATGCTGCTCATGAACACCGTCCATTCCTGGCGGCTGCGCACGGCTGGTGAATAGTCGTCAGACAGCGCATTGGGCTTTGAAAGATTTTGCGGGGAGGGGCTTTTGCAAAAGGGTCTCCTCCCCCACGCGTCGCCCTTAAAAATTTTTTTAGAGCAATTTACGAATGAAATGAGTTAATTGCTCTACAAGGCTTTTTTTGAAAACCCTTGCCGCGCAATGCGCATAGGCAGGCTTTTGCCTGGCGTGCGCAAAGCGTTGCAAATGTTGCATGCTCCAGTCTGGGGCAGGGTGTTTTTTGATCTGAAGGGGCGAGGCACTGCCCCTTCCCG
This region includes:
- the eno gene encoding phosphopyruvate hydratase, whose amino-acid sequence is MSSIASVFGREILDSRGNPTVEVEVTLESGLRARAAVPSGASTGSREALEMRDGDKARYCGKGVTKAVDHVNGEIADALLGMDVLRQVQVDNTLIDLDGTDNKSRLGANAMLGVSMACARVAASFVGLPLFKYLGGINAKVLPAPMMNIINGGAHAPNNLDIQEFMIMPVGAMTFRDSLRIGTEIFHTLQGILKKDGHVTSVGDEGGFAPNLKNHDEAFTYIIKAIEEAGYNPGTEVALAIDAASSEFFKDGKYVLAGEGKTFNNAEMSEWLGEFTRKYPLISIEDGMAESDWDGWGMLTASLGDHVQLVGDDVFVTNPSILAEGIAEGVANSILIKLNQIGTVTETLDTIEMAKEAAYTTVISHRSGETEDSFIADLAVGVNSGQIKTGSLCRSERMAKYNQLLRIEEELGDDAEFFGPMLAEYYSLGSDE
- the folD gene encoding bifunctional methylenetetrahydrofolate dehydrogenase/methenyltetrahydrofolate cyclohydrolase FolD, which codes for MIVIDGKKTAQDIRGELAAEVGAARAAGRRAPGLAVILVGEDPASQVYVRNKEKACVDVGIVSFAYRLPADTTQQDLLHRIRECNARPDVDGILLQLPLPKGLDAQACLLAIDPAKDVDGFHPENVGRLSLGLPGFVSCTPAGVIELLRRYNLPTRGKKAVVVGRSDIVGKPLALLLTRSGEFGDATVTICHSRTPDLAAECRSADFLFLAIGRPRLITGDMVRQGAVVIDVGINRGPDGLCGDADYESVSAKASAITPVPGGVGPMTIAMLLMNTVHSWRLRTAGE